In one Pseudomonas sp. Bout1 genomic region, the following are encoded:
- a CDS encoding ABC transporter substrate-binding protein — MLKHAVIPLLVSAGLMAAAPFAQAASNLVFCSEGSPAGFDPGQYTTGTDFDASAETMFNRLTQFERGGTAVIPGLATTWDVSPDGLTYTFHLREGVKFHTTPYFKPTREFTADDVLFTFNRMINKDDPFRKAYPTEFPYFTDMGMDTNIKNIEKVDAHTVKFTLGTVDAAFIQNLAMSFASIQSAEYAAQLLKEGKAQDINQKPIGTGPFVFKSYQKDSNIRYTGNKDYWNPSDVKIDNLIFAITTDPSVRIQKLKKNECQVTLFPRPADLKALGEDKDLKLPHQAGFNLGYIAYNVMPVLKGQTAPNPLSDIRVREALDMSVNKQQIIDSVYQGAGQLAVNAMPPTQWSYDTTIKDAPHDVAKAKELLKKAGVKEGTEITLWAMPVQRPYNPNAKLMAEMLQNDWKQIGLKVNIVSYEWGEYIKRSKGGENQAMIIGWSGDNGDPDNWLNVLFGCDSLAGNNFSKWCDKKFDGIVKEAKATSDVAKRTELYKQAQHILKDAVPMTPIAHSTVYQPMRNNVQDFKISPFGLNSFYGVSVSGK, encoded by the coding sequence ATGCTTAAACACGCAGTCATTCCGTTATTAGTCAGCGCCGGTTTAATGGCTGCTGCACCTTTCGCCCAAGCGGCGAGCAATCTGGTGTTCTGCTCCGAAGGGAGCCCGGCCGGTTTTGACCCAGGCCAGTACACCACCGGAACAGACTTCGATGCTTCGGCCGAAACCATGTTCAACCGTCTGACCCAGTTTGAGCGCGGCGGCACCGCCGTGATTCCTGGGCTGGCCACTACCTGGGACGTTTCCCCGGATGGCCTGACGTACACCTTCCACCTTCGTGAAGGCGTCAAGTTCCACACCACCCCGTACTTCAAGCCAACTCGTGAATTCACGGCTGACGACGTACTGTTCACTTTCAACCGGATGATCAATAAAGACGATCCATTCCGTAAAGCCTACCCAACCGAGTTCCCGTACTTCACGGACATGGGTATGGACACCAACATCAAGAACATCGAGAAAGTCGATGCCCACACCGTCAAGTTCACCCTTGGCACTGTGGACGCCGCCTTTATCCAGAACCTGGCCATGAGCTTCGCCTCCATCCAGTCGGCTGAATACGCCGCCCAGCTGTTGAAGGAAGGCAAGGCCCAGGACATCAACCAGAAGCCAATCGGCACTGGTCCGTTCGTGTTCAAGAGCTACCAGAAAGACTCCAACATCCGCTACACCGGCAACAAGGATTACTGGAACCCTTCCGATGTGAAGATCGACAACCTGATCTTCGCCATCACCACCGACCCGTCGGTGCGTATCCAGAAGCTGAAGAAAAACGAATGCCAGGTCACCCTGTTCCCGCGTCCAGCCGACCTCAAGGCGCTGGGTGAAGACAAGGACCTGAAACTGCCGCACCAGGCCGGTTTCAACCTGGGCTACATCGCCTACAACGTGATGCCGGTGCTCAAGGGCCAGACCGCGCCTAACCCGCTGTCGGACATCCGGGTGCGTGAAGCCCTGGACATGTCGGTGAACAAGCAGCAGATCATCGACTCGGTTTACCAGGGCGCAGGCCAACTGGCTGTCAACGCCATGCCGCCAACCCAGTGGTCGTACGACACCACCATCAAGGATGCTCCGCACGACGTGGCCAAGGCCAAGGAACTGCTCAAGAAAGCCGGCGTTAAAGAAGGCACCGAGATCACCCTGTGGGCCATGCCGGTTCAACGCCCGTACAACCCGAATGCCAAGCTGATGGCCGAGATGCTGCAGAACGACTGGAAACAGATCGGCCTGAAAGTGAACATCGTCAGCTACGAGTGGGGCGAGTACATCAAGCGCTCCAAAGGCGGCGAGAACCAGGCCATGATCATTGGCTGGAGCGGCGACAATGGTGACCCGGACAACTGGCTGAACGTGCTGTTCGGCTGCGATTCCCTGGCCGGCAACAACTTCTCCAAGTGGTGCGACAAGAAATTCGACGGCATCGTGAAAGAAGCCAAGGCGACTTCCGACGTAGCCAAACGCACCGAGCTGTACAAGCAGGCGCAACATATCCTCAAAGATGCAGTCCCGATGACACCTATCGCGCACTCGACGGTGTATCAACCCATGCGCAACAACGTGCAGGACTTCAAGATCAGCCCATTTGGCTTGAACTCCTTCTACGGCGTGAGCGTAAGCGGCAAGTAA
- a CDS encoding ABC transporter substrate-binding protein: MGQAADKKSLVFCSEGSPAGFDTAQYTAATDNDAAEPIYNRLAEFEKGATNVVPGLATSWDISEDGLTYTFHLREGVKFHSNKDFKPTRDFDADDVLFTFNRMLDPEHPFRKAYPTEFPYFNGMSLNKNIAKVEKTGPHTVVMTLNTVDAAFIQNIAMSFASILSAEYADHLLKAGKPSDINQKPIGTGPFVFQRYQKDSQIRYTGNKQYWDPSRVKLDQLIFAINTDASVRVQKLKAGECQITLHPRPADVEALKADPKLQLLTKPGFNLGYIAYNVRHKPFDQLEVRQALDMAVNKQSILNAVYQGAGQLAVNAMPPTQWSYDDTIKDAAYNPEKAKQLLKAAGVKEGTEITLWAMPVQRPYNPNAKLMAEMLQSDWAKIGLKVKIVSYEWGEYIKRTKNGEHDISLIGWTGDNGDPDNWLGTLYSCDAIGGNNYSMWCDPAYDKLIKQAKVVTDREQRTVLYKQAQQLLKTQVPITPVAHSTVNQPLSAKVEGFKVSPFGRNVFSGVSITP; this comes from the coding sequence ATGGGCCAGGCAGCCGATAAAAAGAGCCTTGTGTTTTGCTCCGAAGGCAGCCCGGCTGGCTTCGACACTGCTCAATACACGGCGGCCACCGACAACGACGCTGCCGAGCCTATCTACAACCGCCTGGCCGAGTTCGAAAAAGGCGCGACCAATGTCGTACCGGGCCTGGCAACCAGTTGGGATATTTCCGAAGACGGCCTGACCTACACCTTCCACCTGCGTGAAGGGGTGAAATTCCACAGCAACAAAGACTTCAAGCCCACGCGTGATTTCGACGCCGACGACGTGCTGTTCACCTTCAATCGCATGCTTGACCCCGAACACCCGTTCCGCAAGGCCTACCCCACCGAGTTCCCGTACTTCAACGGGATGAGCCTGAACAAGAATATCGCGAAGGTCGAGAAAACCGGCCCGCACACCGTGGTGATGACCCTCAATACGGTCGACGCCGCGTTTATCCAGAACATCGCCATGAGCTTCGCCTCGATCCTGTCGGCTGAATACGCCGACCACCTGCTCAAGGCGGGCAAGCCCAGCGACATCAACCAGAAGCCGATCGGCACCGGGCCGTTCGTATTCCAGCGCTACCAGAAAGACTCGCAGATTCGCTACACCGGCAACAAACAGTACTGGGACCCGAGCCGCGTGAAGCTCGACCAACTGATTTTTGCGATCAACACCGACGCCTCGGTGCGGGTGCAAAAGCTCAAGGCCGGCGAATGCCAGATCACCCTGCACCCACGCCCGGCCGACGTCGAAGCCCTGAAAGCCGACCCGAAGCTGCAACTGCTGACCAAGCCAGGCTTCAACCTCGGCTACATCGCCTATAACGTGCGGCACAAGCCATTTGACCAGCTCGAGGTGCGCCAGGCCCTGGACATGGCGGTGAACAAGCAGAGCATTCTCAACGCCGTGTACCAGGGCGCGGGGCAACTGGCGGTCAACGCCATGCCGCCGACCCAATGGTCTTACGACGACACCATCAAGGACGCCGCCTATAACCCGGAAAAAGCCAAGCAATTGCTCAAGGCTGCCGGCGTGAAGGAAGGCACCGAGATCACCCTGTGGGCGATGCCGGTGCAACGGCCGTACAACCCCAACGCCAAGCTGATGGCAGAAATGCTGCAAAGCGATTGGGCCAAGATTGGCCTCAAGGTCAAGATCGTCAGCTATGAATGGGGCGAATACATCAAGCGCACCAAGAATGGCGAGCACGACATCAGCCTGATCGGCTGGACCGGCGACAACGGTGACCCGGACAACTGGCTCGGCACCCTCTACAGCTGCGACGCCATCGGCGGGAACAACTACTCGATGTGGTGTGACCCGGCGTACGACAAGCTGATCAAGCAAGCCAAGGTCGTGACCGACCGCGAACAAAGGACTGTTCTGTACAAACAGGCGCAGCAACTGCTTAAAACACAGGTGCCCATCACGCCAGTCGCCCACTCGACGGTCAACCAGCCGTTAAGCGCCAAAGTCGAAGGTTTTAAAGTGAGCCCCTTCGGCCGCAACGTGTTCTCGGGCGTCAGCATTACCCCATAA
- a CDS encoding OprD family porin: MKLSSTALLALAISSITATAYAEPASQDFVPTTLAGTSAQSEAKGFIDGFSLGGTTRNWFSNEQRFRGSKFTYQKHGEARTDNYRTNWVQGTILNATSGFTQGTVGVSTEVAVYNAVVLDRSKRDIKGGSNRTLADSDGDAVDQWSKLGLANVKLRVSNTTLTAGRQNFSSGIIDTIGNRALPSSFEGVSFNSEEFSNLSFQGGVFDRVSPRTEQSLSKFRSEYGNGRQETDKVNTFGVNYQPFKSLKTSLFAANVEDFWNQYYFGATHELGDSQTLSLTTGLNYYKTVDEGKKLMGKIDNDTYSLSFGLTHQAHSLTFSYQAVNGDEYFDYLHETNGIYLANSLTSDFNGPNEKSFQIAYGINMAEYGVPGLKFNIYSARGWGIDGTHYTGDGGRAGFAYNGIQAQDGEKHQEYGVGAAYAVQSGPLKATTFRGTYVTHRASENQADGNLREFRLVTTIPFNIL; the protein is encoded by the coding sequence ATGAAACTGAGCAGCACCGCGCTACTGGCCCTGGCCATCAGCAGCATCACGGCCACGGCCTACGCTGAACCTGCAAGCCAGGACTTCGTTCCAACCACATTGGCCGGCACCAGCGCCCAAAGCGAGGCCAAAGGCTTTATCGATGGATTCAGCCTGGGCGGTACAACCCGTAACTGGTTCTCCAACGAACAACGCTTCCGCGGCAGCAAGTTCACCTACCAGAAGCACGGCGAAGCCCGTACTGACAATTACCGTACCAACTGGGTGCAAGGTACTATCCTCAACGCTACCTCGGGCTTCACCCAAGGCACCGTGGGCGTGAGCACTGAAGTGGCGGTCTACAACGCTGTGGTCCTGGACCGTAGCAAGCGCGACATCAAGGGCGGTTCCAACCGTACCCTGGCCGACTCCGACGGCGACGCTGTAGACCAGTGGAGCAAACTGGGCCTGGCCAACGTCAAGTTGCGTGTCTCGAACACCACCTTGACCGCCGGTCGCCAGAACTTCAGCAGCGGCATCATCGACACCATCGGTAACCGTGCGCTGCCTTCGAGCTTTGAAGGTGTGAGCTTCAACAGCGAAGAGTTCAGCAACCTGTCGTTCCAGGGCGGCGTGTTTGACCGCGTTTCGCCACGGACCGAGCAGAGCCTGTCGAAATTTCGCAGTGAATATGGCAATGGCCGCCAGGAAACCGACAAGGTCAACACCTTTGGCGTCAACTACCAGCCATTCAAGAGCCTGAAGACCAGCCTGTTTGCCGCTAACGTGGAAGACTTCTGGAACCAGTACTACTTCGGCGCTACCCACGAGCTGGGTGACAGCCAGACCCTGTCGCTGACCACTGGCCTGAACTACTACAAGACCGTCGACGAAGGCAAAAAGTTGATGGGCAAGATCGACAACGACACCTACTCGCTGTCGTTCGGCCTGACCCACCAGGCTCACAGCCTGACCTTCTCGTACCAAGCTGTGAACGGTGACGAGTACTTCGACTACCTGCACGAAACCAACGGCATCTACCTGGCCAACTCCCTGACGTCCGACTTTAACGGTCCGAACGAGAAGTCCTTCCAGATTGCCTATGGCATCAACATGGCCGAATACGGCGTGCCGGGCCTGAAGTTCAACATCTACTCGGCTCGCGGCTGGGGCATCGACGGCACTCACTACACCGGCGACGGCGGCCGTGCTGGCTTTGCTTACAACGGCATTCAGGCCCAAGACGGCGAAAAACACCAGGAATACGGTGTAGGCGCGGCTTACGCGGTCCAAAGCGGCCCGCTCAAGGCCACTACCTTCCGTGGTACCTACGTGACTCACCGCGCCAGCGAAAACCAGGCTGACGGCAACCTGCGTGAGTTCCGCCTGGTGACCACCATCCCGTTCAACATCCTTTAA
- a CDS encoding ABC transporter substrate-binding protein, translated as MKMLPLQAAIAAALLSVAVGISAKPLVVCTEASPEGFDPVLYTTAVTADAAAETIFNRLVDFKPGTTEVIPALAKDLPQISADGLTYTFHLRDDIKFHTTDYFKPTRNMNADDVLWSFQRQLDPNHPWHNKSNVGYPYFESMGFKELLKSVEKTDEHTVVFTLTRPEAPFLSDLAMAFSSIHSAEYADQLLKSGKTDDLNAKPIGTGPFIFTRYAKDAQVRFKANPDYFRGKPPADPLILAITTDNNVRLQKLKANECQIALYPKPDDVPSMKADPNLKVAELAAMTTAYTALNTTHKYMSDARVRHAINIAFDKKGYNESLYGKGNAIDATGPYPPTLLGFSDKLKNPPRDLDKARALLKEAGVPEGTEITLFTRNGGGPTNPNPMLGAQRMQADLAQIGLKVNIKVMEWGEMLKRAKNGEHDMVSAGWAGDNGDPDNFLTPNLSCDAAKNGENYARWCNKEFQDLIDKARAIAEPTQRAALYEQAMDVFDKDQPWIPMAYPKMFTAMRKNVEGFTQSPLTTNNFATTQVK; from the coding sequence ATGAAAATGCTCCCGTTACAAGCTGCCATTGCCGCTGCGCTGTTGAGCGTCGCCGTCGGCATCTCGGCCAAACCGCTGGTCGTCTGCACCGAAGCCAGCCCGGAAGGCTTCGATCCGGTCCTGTACACCACGGCCGTCACCGCTGACGCCGCGGCTGAAACCATCTTCAACCGCCTGGTGGACTTCAAGCCCGGCACCACCGAAGTGATCCCGGCGCTCGCCAAGGATCTGCCGCAAATCAGCGCCGATGGCCTGACCTACACTTTTCACCTGCGTGACGACATCAAGTTCCACACCACCGACTACTTCAAACCCACGCGCAACATGAACGCCGACGACGTGCTTTGGAGCTTCCAGCGCCAGCTGGACCCGAATCACCCGTGGCACAACAAGTCCAACGTGGGCTACCCGTACTTTGAAAGCATGGGCTTCAAGGAACTGCTCAAGAGCGTAGAGAAGACTGACGAGCATACTGTTGTCTTCACCCTGACCCGTCCTGAAGCACCGTTCCTGTCCGACCTGGCCATGGCGTTTTCCTCGATTCACTCCGCCGAATACGCCGACCAGTTGCTCAAGTCCGGCAAGACCGATGACCTGAACGCCAAGCCTATCGGCACCGGCCCGTTCATCTTCACTCGCTACGCCAAAGACGCCCAAGTGCGCTTCAAGGCCAACCCGGACTACTTCCGTGGCAAGCCACCGGCTGATCCGTTGATCCTGGCCATCACTACTGACAACAACGTGCGCCTGCAAAAACTCAAGGCCAACGAATGCCAGATCGCGCTGTATCCGAAACCGGATGACGTGCCGAGCATGAAGGCTGACCCGAACCTGAAGGTGGCGGAACTGGCCGCGATGACCACCGCCTACACCGCCTTGAACACGACCCACAAGTACATGAGCGACGCGCGGGTGCGTCACGCGATCAACATCGCGTTCGACAAGAAAGGCTACAACGAGTCCCTGTACGGCAAAGGCAACGCGATCGACGCCACCGGCCCGTACCCGCCCACGCTGCTGGGTTTCAGCGACAAGCTGAAAAACCCGCCCCGTGACCTCGACAAGGCCCGCGCCCTGCTCAAGGAAGCCGGCGTACCGGAAGGCACCGAGATCACCCTGTTCACCCGTAACGGCGGCGGCCCGACCAACCCCAACCCAATGCTCGGCGCCCAGCGCATGCAGGCGGATTTGGCGCAAATCGGCCTGAAAGTGAACATCAAGGTCATGGAATGGGGCGAAATGCTCAAACGCGCCAAGAATGGCGAACATGACATGGTCTCTGCCGGCTGGGCGGGGGATAACGGGGACCCGGATAACTTCCTTACCCCGAACTTGAGTTGCGATGCAGCGAAAAACGGCGAAAACTACGCCCGCTGGTGTAACAAAGAGTTTCAAGACTTGATCGACAAGGCGCGCGCTATCGCTGAACCCACCCAGCGCGCTGCACTCTATGAACAAGCCATGGACGTTTTCGACAAGGACCAACCATGGATTCCCATGGCTTACCCGAAAATGTTCACCGCCATGCGCAAGAACGTCGAAGGCTTTACCCAAAGCCCTCTGACTACAAATAACTTCGCCACCACCCAGGTGAAGTAA
- a CDS encoding ABC transporter permease subunit, with product MFSFIARRLGLLIPTFFGITLLTFALIRMIPGDPVEVMMGERRVDPEMHAQAMERLGLNKPLYAQYFDYVGKLAHGDLGESLRTRTSVWTEFTALFPATLELSMAALLFAGILGLLAGVIAALKRGSLFDHGVMGISLAGYSMPIFWWGLILIMFFSVSLGWTPVSGRIDLLYDIEPRTGFMLIDTLLADEPDAFWDALHHLILPAIVLGTIPLAVIARMTRSSMLEVLREDYIRTAKAKGLSPARVVFVHGLRNALIPVLTVVGLQVGTLLAGAVLTETIFSWPGIGKWLIEAIGARDYPVVQNGILLIACLVILVNFVVDILYGFANPRIRHQR from the coding sequence ATGTTTAGTTTTATTGCCCGCCGACTGGGGTTATTGATCCCCACGTTTTTCGGCATCACGTTGCTGACGTTTGCGTTGATTCGCATGATCCCCGGCGACCCCGTCGAAGTCATGATGGGCGAACGACGAGTCGACCCCGAGATGCACGCACAGGCAATGGAACGCCTTGGCCTTAACAAGCCGCTGTACGCGCAATACTTTGACTATGTAGGCAAGCTCGCCCATGGCGACCTCGGCGAATCGCTGCGCACACGCACCAGCGTGTGGACCGAATTCACCGCCCTCTTCCCTGCGACCCTGGAACTGTCCATGGCCGCCCTGTTGTTCGCCGGTATTCTGGGCCTGTTGGCCGGGGTGATCGCGGCCTTGAAACGAGGATCCCTGTTCGACCATGGGGTGATGGGCATCTCCCTGGCGGGATATTCGATGCCGATCTTCTGGTGGGGCCTGATCCTGATCATGTTCTTCTCGGTAAGCCTGGGCTGGACGCCAGTCTCCGGACGGATCGACCTGCTCTACGACATCGAGCCGCGCACCGGCTTCATGCTGATCGACACCCTGCTGGCAGACGAGCCGGACGCGTTCTGGGATGCGTTGCACCACCTGATCCTGCCGGCCATCGTGCTTGGCACCATCCCGCTGGCCGTTATCGCGCGGATGACCCGTTCGTCGATGCTCGAAGTACTGCGCGAAGACTACATCCGCACCGCTAAGGCCAAAGGCCTGTCGCCGGCGCGCGTGGTATTCGTTCACGGCCTGCGTAACGCATTGATCCCGGTTCTCACCGTCGTCGGCCTGCAAGTCGGCACGTTGCTGGCCGGTGCTGTGTTGACCGAAACCATCTTCTCGTGGCCCGGCATCGGCAAATGGCTGATCGAAGCCATTGGCGCACGGGATTATCCCGTGGTGCAAAACGGCATCCTGTTAATCGCCTGCCTGGTGATCCTGGTGAACTTCGTAGTGGACATCCTCTACGGCTTCGCCAACCCACGCATCCGTCACCAGCGCTGA
- a CDS encoding ABC transporter permease subunit codes for MTTPTPAVAVDQSLLYPSPYKEFWQAFSKNKGAVAGLLFMLLVVFCALFAPWVAPHNPSEQYRDFLLTPPAWLEGGQIQFLLGTDELGRDLLSRLIQGSRLSLLIGLSSVVMSLIPGILLGLFAGFFPRMLGPTIMRLMDIMLALPSLLLAVAIVAILGPGLINTVIAIAIVSLPSYVRLTRAAVMGELNRDYVTAARLAGAGLPRLMFVTVLPNCMAPLIVQATLSFSSAILDAAALGFLGLGVQPPTPEWGTMLASARDYIERAWWVVSLPGLTILLSVLAINLMGDGLRDALDPKLKNAA; via the coding sequence ATGACCACACCTACTCCCGCGGTAGCAGTCGATCAAAGCCTGCTGTACCCGTCCCCGTACAAAGAATTCTGGCAAGCGTTTTCCAAGAACAAGGGCGCCGTCGCCGGCCTGTTGTTCATGTTGCTGGTGGTGTTTTGCGCGCTGTTCGCCCCCTGGGTAGCCCCGCATAACCCGAGCGAGCAATACCGAGACTTCCTGCTGACCCCGCCAGCCTGGCTGGAAGGTGGGCAGATTCAGTTCCTGCTGGGCACCGATGAACTGGGCCGTGACTTGCTCTCGCGCCTGATCCAGGGTTCGCGCCTGTCCTTGCTGATCGGCTTGTCGTCGGTGGTGATGTCGTTGATCCCGGGGATCCTGCTGGGTCTGTTCGCCGGCTTCTTCCCGCGCATGCTCGGCCCAACCATCATGCGTTTGATGGACATCATGCTGGCCCTGCCGTCGCTGCTGCTGGCTGTGGCCATTGTGGCGATCCTCGGCCCTGGCCTGATCAACACCGTGATTGCGATTGCGATCGTGTCACTGCCGTCCTATGTGCGCCTCACCCGCGCTGCGGTGATGGGCGAACTGAACCGTGACTACGTAACAGCCGCCCGCCTCGCTGGCGCCGGCCTGCCGCGCCTGATGTTCGTCACCGTGTTGCCCAACTGCATGGCACCGTTGATCGTTCAGGCTACCTTGAGTTTCTCTTCGGCGATTCTCGATGCCGCCGCCCTTGGCTTCCTGGGCCTTGGCGTACAACCGCCAACCCCTGAGTGGGGCACCATGCTGGCTTCGGCCCGCGACTACATCGAACGTGCATGGTGGGTCGTGAGCCTGCCTGGCTTGACCATTTTGCTCAGCGTGCTGGCAATCAACCTGATGGGCGACGGCCTGCGCGATGCGCTGGACCCGAAACTCAAGAACGCCGCCTGA
- a CDS encoding ABC transporter ATP-binding protein, giving the protein MSLLEIKNLNVRFGDKTAVPVVDGLDICVDKGEVLAIVGESGSGKSVTMMALMGLIEHPGIVTADALNFDGKDMLKLSNRQRRQIVGKDLAMVFQDPMTALNPSYTVGFQIEEVLRLHLKMSGKQARKRAIELLEKVEIPGAASRMDAYPHQLSGGMSQRVAIAMAIAGEPKLLIADEPTTALDVTIQAQIMELLLALQKEQNMGLVLITHDLAVVAETAQRVCVMYAGQAVEVGQVPQLFDIPAHPYSEALLKAIPEHSLGATRLATLPGIVPGRYDRPQGCLLSPRCPYVQESCRAQRPGLDPKSNSLARCFYPLNQEVA; this is encoded by the coding sequence ATGTCATTGTTAGAAATCAAGAATCTCAATGTGCGCTTCGGCGACAAGACCGCCGTGCCGGTGGTTGATGGCCTCGACATCTGTGTCGACAAAGGCGAAGTACTGGCGATCGTTGGCGAATCGGGTTCGGGTAAATCCGTGACCATGATGGCGCTGATGGGCCTGATCGAGCATCCCGGCATCGTCACCGCCGACGCCCTGAACTTCGACGGCAAGGATATGCTCAAGTTAAGCAACCGCCAGCGTCGGCAGATCGTCGGCAAAGACCTGGCGATGGTGTTCCAGGACCCGATGACCGCGCTGAACCCCAGCTACACCGTGGGTTTCCAGATCGAAGAAGTGCTGCGCCTGCATTTGAAAATGTCTGGCAAGCAAGCGCGCAAGCGCGCCATCGAACTGCTCGAAAAGGTGGAAATCCCGGGCGCAGCCAGCCGTATGGATGCCTACCCGCACCAGTTGTCCGGTGGTATGAGCCAGCGTGTGGCTATCGCCATGGCCATCGCCGGCGAGCCCAAGCTGCTGATCGCCGATGAACCGACCACGGCACTCGACGTGACCATCCAGGCCCAGATCATGGAACTGCTGCTGGCCTTGCAGAAAGAGCAGAACATGGGCCTGGTGCTGATCACTCACGACCTTGCGGTGGTGGCGGAAACCGCCCAGCGCGTATGCGTGATGTACGCCGGCCAAGCCGTTGAAGTCGGCCAGGTGCCGCAGTTGTTCGACATCCCGGCGCACCCGTACAGCGAAGCGCTGCTCAAGGCGATTCCCGAGCACAGCCTGGGCGCCACGCGCCTGGCCACGCTGCCGGGCATCGTGCCGGGCCGTTATGACCGCCCGCAGGGTTGCCTGCTGTCGCCACGCTGCCCGTACGTGCAGGAATCCTGCCGCGCCCAACGCCCGGGCCTTGACCCGAAAAGCAACAGCCTCGCCCGCTGCTTCTACCCGCTGAATCAGGAGGTGGCGTAA
- a CDS encoding peptide ABC transporter ATP-binding protein: protein MAVVLTARDLTRHYEVSRGLFKGHALVRALNGVSFELEAGKTLAVVGESGCGKSTLARALTLIEEPSSGSLKIAGQEVAGADKAQRKQLRKDVQMVFQSPYASLNPRQKVGDQLGEPLLINTNLSAAERREKVQAMMKQVGLRPEHYQRYPHMFSGGQRQRIALARAMMLQPKVLVADEPTSALDVSIQAQVLNLFMDLQQEFNTAYVFISHNLAVVQHVADDVMVMYLGRPVEVGPKEDIYARPLHPYTQALLSATPTIHPDPNKPKIKIVGELPNPLNPPSGCAFHKRCPYATQLCSTDEPLLRPLDNRQVACHYAEQFVV from the coding sequence ATGGCCGTCGTACTTACCGCCCGCGACCTGACCCGTCACTATGAAGTGTCCCGTGGCCTGTTCAAGGGCCACGCCCTGGTGCGCGCGCTCAATGGTGTGTCGTTCGAACTGGAAGCCGGCAAGACCCTCGCGGTCGTGGGCGAATCCGGTTGCGGCAAATCCACCCTGGCCCGCGCCCTGACCTTGATTGAAGAGCCGTCTTCGGGTTCGCTGAAAATCGCCGGCCAGGAAGTTGCCGGCGCCGACAAGGCCCAGCGCAAACAACTGCGCAAAGACGTGCAGATGGTGTTCCAGAGCCCGTACGCCTCGTTGAACCCGCGCCAGAAGGTCGGTGACCAACTGGGCGAGCCGCTGCTGATCAACACCAACCTGTCCGCCGCCGAGCGCCGCGAAAAGGTCCAGGCGATGATGAAGCAAGTGGGCCTGCGCCCCGAGCATTATCAGCGCTACCCGCACATGTTCTCTGGTGGCCAGCGCCAACGGATCGCACTGGCCCGGGCGATGATGCTGCAACCCAAGGTGCTGGTGGCGGATGAACCGACCTCGGCGCTGGACGTGTCGATCCAGGCCCAGGTGCTGAACCTGTTCATGGACCTGCAGCAGGAATTCAACACCGCCTACGTGTTCATCTCCCACAACCTCGCGGTGGTGCAACACGTTGCCGACGACGTGATGGTGATGTACCTCGGCCGCCCGGTTGAAGTCGGTCCAAAGGAAGACATCTACGCACGCCCGCTGCACCCGTACACCCAGGCGTTGCTGTCGGCGACCCCGACCATTCATCCGGACCCGAACAAGCCGAAAATCAAGATCGTCGGTGAACTGCCCAACCCGCTGAACCCGCCGTCTGGCTGCGCGTTCCACAAGCGCTGCCCGTACGCGACCCAACTGTGCAGCACCGACGAGCCGCTATTGCGGCCACTCGACAACCGTCAGGTGGCCTGCCACTACGCGGAACAGTTCGTGGTCTGA